The following proteins are encoded in a genomic region of Catellatospora sp. TT07R-123:
- a CDS encoding ABC transporter permease, whose protein sequence is MILLSTTGRILRQLRHDRRTVAMLVAVPTLLLTLLYYMFDGQGMLFDHLALVMLGVFPFIIMFLITSIAMQRERTTGTLERLLTTPLGKTDLLFGYGLAFGVAAAIQAAVASALAYLLLGLDTQGSPALVIMIAVANAVLGMALGLLASAFAKTEFQAVQFMPVVAIPQLLLCGLFVPRGQMAGWLEAISNALPLTYAVEALQEVGAHADPTATMWRDFAVVVGAVVVALLAAAATLRRRTP, encoded by the coding sequence ATGATCCTGCTGTCGACCACCGGGCGCATCCTGCGCCAGCTGCGCCACGACCGGCGTACCGTCGCGATGCTCGTGGCCGTGCCCACGCTGCTGCTGACGCTGCTCTACTACATGTTCGACGGCCAGGGCATGCTCTTCGACCACCTGGCGCTGGTGATGCTCGGGGTCTTCCCCTTCATCATCATGTTCCTGATCACCAGCATCGCGATGCAGCGCGAGCGCACCACCGGCACCCTGGAGCGGCTGCTCACCACCCCGCTGGGCAAGACCGACCTGCTGTTCGGGTACGGCCTGGCGTTCGGGGTGGCCGCGGCGATCCAGGCGGCGGTGGCCAGCGCGCTGGCGTACCTGCTGCTGGGCCTGGACACCCAGGGCAGCCCCGCCCTGGTCATCATGATCGCCGTGGCCAACGCGGTGCTCGGCATGGCGCTGGGCCTGCTGGCCAGCGCGTTCGCCAAGACTGAGTTCCAGGCCGTGCAGTTCATGCCGGTGGTGGCCATCCCGCAGCTGCTGCTGTGCGGGCTGTTCGTGCCGCGCGGCCAGATGGCCGGGTGGCTGGAGGCGATCAGCAACGCGCTGCCGCTGACATACGCCGTGGAGGCGCTGCAGGAGGTCGGGGCGCACGCCGACCCGACCGCGACCATGTGGCGCGATTTCGCGGTGGTGGTCGGCGCGGTCGTGGTCGCGCTGCTCGCCGCCGCGGCGACGCTGCGCCGCCGCACCCCGTAG
- a CDS encoding ABC transporter ATP-binding protein yields MTTAIEVTDLVVHRGSRPVLHGLTCAIEAGSITGLLGPSGSGKTTLMRAVVGVQLVRSGTVTVLGRPAGHAALRREIGYLTQAPSVYADLTVRENARYFASLYGLGAAEADAAVRDVGLAGAAGQLVGDLSGGQRSRASLACAVVSKPKVLVLDEPTVGQDPVLRDELWAQFRGLARNGSTVLVSSHVMDEANRCDRLLLIREGELIADDTPAAVKAAAGTDDLDQAFLTLIRRREAVPA; encoded by the coding sequence ATGACGACCGCGATCGAGGTCACCGACCTCGTCGTGCATCGGGGATCTCGGCCCGTGCTCCACGGGCTGACCTGCGCTATCGAGGCCGGCAGCATCACCGGGCTGCTGGGCCCCTCGGGCAGCGGCAAGACCACGCTGATGCGTGCCGTCGTGGGCGTGCAGCTGGTCCGGTCCGGGACGGTGACCGTGCTGGGCCGCCCCGCGGGCCACGCCGCACTGCGCCGGGAGATCGGCTACCTGACGCAGGCCCCCAGTGTGTACGCGGACCTGACCGTCCGCGAGAACGCCCGCTACTTCGCCTCGCTGTACGGCCTGGGCGCCGCCGAGGCCGACGCCGCCGTACGCGACGTGGGTCTGGCCGGGGCGGCCGGGCAGCTCGTCGGCGACCTGTCCGGCGGCCAGCGCAGCCGCGCCTCGCTGGCCTGCGCCGTCGTCAGCAAGCCGAAGGTGCTGGTGCTGGACGAGCCCACCGTCGGGCAGGACCCGGTCCTGCGCGACGAGCTGTGGGCGCAGTTCCGGGGCCTGGCCCGCAACGGGTCGACGGTGCTGGTGTCCAGCCACGTGATGGACGAGGCCAACCGGTGCGACCGGCTGCTGCTCATCCGCGAGGGCGAGCTGATCGCCGACGACACCCCGGCCGCCGTCAAGGCCGCCGCCGGGACCGACGACCTCGATCAGGCGTTCCTCACCCTGATCCGCCGTCGGGAGGCGGTGCCCGCATGA
- a CDS encoding TetR family transcriptional regulator gives MKRSRSGRRPGNPDTRESILAAARNLFAERGFDAATMRAIGAEAEVDPALVHHYFGTKEKLFIAAMQFPVDPAELVAQVTSGGRDEAGARLVRTFLNIWDSPVGAIGASLLRSAVSNEWTLRLLREFLTTQILRRVLAELQLDPAQAQLRAGLVVSQIGGLAFARYILKLEPIASLPSEQLVAMIAPNVQRYLTGELDTSGSAAA, from the coding sequence ATGAAGCGCAGCCGATCGGGCCGCCGACCGGGCAATCCCGATACCCGCGAATCGATCCTCGCCGCGGCCCGGAACCTGTTCGCCGAGCGCGGCTTCGACGCGGCCACGATGCGCGCGATCGGAGCCGAGGCCGAGGTCGACCCCGCCCTGGTGCACCACTACTTCGGCACCAAGGAGAAGCTGTTCATCGCGGCCATGCAGTTCCCGGTGGACCCGGCGGAGCTGGTCGCGCAGGTGACCTCCGGCGGCCGCGACGAGGCCGGGGCCCGGCTGGTCCGCACGTTCCTGAACATCTGGGACTCGCCGGTCGGCGCCATCGGGGCGTCGCTGCTGCGGTCGGCGGTGAGCAACGAGTGGACGCTGCGCCTGCTGCGCGAGTTCCTCACCACGCAGATCCTGCGCCGGGTGCTGGCCGAGCTCCAGCTCGACCCGGCGCAGGCGCAGCTGCGGGCCGGCCTGGTGGTCAGCCAGATCGGCGGGCTGGCGTTCGCCCGGTACATCCTGAAGCTCGAACCGATCGCGTCGCTGCCCTCCGAGCAGCTGGTCGCCATGATCGCCCCGAACGTGCAGCGCTACCTCACGGGTGAGCTCGACACCTCGGGTTCGGCCGCGGCGTAG
- the hisI gene encoding phosphoribosyl-AMP cyclohydrolase, producing MAGIEQLDQDIAGRLKRDRDGLVAAVVRQYDTGEVLMLAWMDDEALRRTLTTGRATYWSRSRGEYWVKGDTSGHIQHVKAVALDCDGDALLLSVDQVGPACHTGTRSCFTDELPVTVDVPAATR from the coding sequence GTGGCAGGGATCGAACAGCTGGACCAGGACATCGCCGGCAGGCTCAAACGTGACCGCGACGGGCTGGTCGCGGCCGTGGTCCGGCAGTACGACACCGGCGAGGTGCTGATGCTGGCCTGGATGGACGACGAGGCGCTGCGCCGCACCCTGACCACCGGCCGGGCCACCTACTGGTCGCGCAGCCGCGGGGAGTACTGGGTGAAGGGCGACACCTCCGGCCACATCCAGCACGTCAAGGCCGTGGCGCTGGACTGCGACGGCGACGCGCTGCTGCTCTCGGTCGACCAGGTCGGCCCGGCCTGCCACACGGGCACGCGCAGCTGCTTCACCGACGAGTTGCCGGTCACCGTCGACGTGCCCGCGGCCACCCGATGA
- the rpsD gene encoding 30S ribosomal protein S4, translated as MNQSRPKAKLSRALGIPLTRKCVKYFERRPFPPGVHGRARKKHSDYQVRLLEKQRLRHQYFVSETQLRNLFDKAARGTGKTGERLLVSLECRLDALVLRAGFARTVYQARQAVAHGHIEVDGRKVDRPSYRVAPWQTIRVRERSRAKAPFQIAAAGAHLDGPTAPYLEVSLSDLRATLTREPRRGEIPVICDEQLVVEFYSR; from the coding sequence GTGAACCAGTCCCGGCCCAAGGCGAAGCTGTCGCGTGCGCTCGGAATCCCGCTGACGCGCAAGTGCGTCAAGTACTTCGAGCGCCGGCCGTTCCCGCCGGGTGTGCACGGCCGGGCCCGCAAGAAGCACTCCGACTACCAGGTGCGGCTGCTGGAGAAGCAGCGGCTGCGCCACCAGTACTTCGTCAGCGAGACGCAGCTGCGCAACCTGTTCGACAAGGCCGCGCGCGGCACCGGCAAGACCGGTGAGCGGCTGCTGGTCTCGCTGGAGTGCCGCCTGGACGCGCTGGTGCTGCGGGCCGGGTTCGCGCGCACCGTCTACCAGGCGCGCCAGGCCGTGGCGCACGGGCACATCGAGGTCGACGGGCGCAAGGTCGACCGGCCGTCGTACCGGGTGGCGCCGTGGCAGACGATCCGGGTCCGCGAGCGCAGCCGCGCCAAGGCACCGTTCCAGATCGCGGCGGCCGGAGCGCACCTGGACGGGCCGACCGCGCCGTACCTGGAGGTGTCGCTGTCCGACCTGCGCGCCACCCTCACCCGCGAGCCCCGGCGCGGCGAGATCCCCGTGATCTGCGACGAGCAGCTCGTCGTGGAGTTCTACTCCCGCTGA